A DNA window from Thiopseudomonas alkaliphila contains the following coding sequences:
- a CDS encoding patatin-like phospholipase family protein — translation MNCTGSTLHTKQGVTALILSGGGARAAYQVGVLQAIAQWLRQPEQNPFPVILGTSAGAINALGLACNAQHFSQGVAKLSEVWQQLASQQIYRTDWLGVLSQATSFIWQHLLGRGDQRCGMALLDNRPLMDFLQQQLDLSKIEGALTSKALLAVGVTAFAYGAGQSVTFYQSQQISKSWQRHRRIGTPQSLTYQHLMASTAIPLFFAPVALAGDHYGDGALRQVAPISPALHLGANRVLVIGVGNPEELSDQLTKPPSLAQVAGQLLNSTFTDNLENDLESLLRVNQFAQLFSSSKVAQQQAPGWELAAQPVDVCVISPSQNLDAIAIQYRRHLPAALRPFLSGTGASQAGGGGILSYLLFEAEYCRQLMALGYADAQAQQQTIKAFLYC, via the coding sequence ATGAACTGTACAGGAAGTACCTTACACACCAAACAAGGGGTCACTGCGCTAATTCTCTCGGGTGGGGGTGCTCGAGCGGCTTATCAAGTTGGCGTGTTGCAGGCGATTGCGCAGTGGTTAAGGCAACCTGAGCAGAATCCTTTCCCAGTGATTTTAGGTACCTCAGCCGGAGCGATTAATGCCTTAGGACTGGCTTGTAATGCTCAGCACTTTAGTCAAGGCGTGGCCAAGTTGAGCGAGGTTTGGCAGCAACTGGCTTCGCAGCAGATTTATCGTACCGACTGGCTTGGGGTGTTGTCACAGGCAACAAGCTTTATCTGGCAACACCTGTTGGGACGTGGTGATCAGCGTTGTGGCATGGCACTACTGGATAATCGTCCGTTAATGGATTTTCTGCAGCAGCAGTTAGATTTATCAAAAATTGAAGGAGCGCTAACATCTAAGGCATTGTTAGCGGTTGGCGTAACTGCCTTTGCGTATGGCGCTGGGCAATCGGTGACTTTCTATCAGAGCCAGCAGATCAGTAAAAGCTGGCAGCGCCATCGACGTATTGGTACTCCGCAGTCGCTTACTTATCAGCACTTAATGGCCAGCACTGCCATTCCTTTATTTTTTGCCCCGGTGGCCTTAGCCGGTGATCATTATGGCGATGGTGCACTGCGTCAAGTAGCGCCGATAAGTCCTGCATTACATTTAGGGGCCAATCGGGTGTTAGTCATTGGGGTGGGAAATCCTGAAGAACTGAGTGATCAGCTAACCAAACCACCGTCGTTAGCCCAGGTAGCCGGCCAGCTACTTAACAGCACCTTTACTGACAATCTGGAAAATGATTTAGAGAGTTTGTTACGGGTTAATCAGTTTGCACAGTTGTTTTCAAGCTCAAAGGTTGCACAACAGCAAGCACCGGGCTGGGAATTGGCGGCGCAGCCGGTTGATGTGTGTGTGATTAGTCCCAGTCAAAACCTAGATGCGATCGCAATTCAATATCGTCGACATTTGCCGGCAGCTTTGCGTCCATTCTTAAGTGGAACAGGGGCCAGCCAGGCCGGAGGCGGAGGGATTTTAAGTTATCTATTGTTTGAAGCTGAATATTGTCGTCAGCTGATGGCATTGGGCTATGCCGATGCCCAAGCACAGCAGCAGACGATTAAGGCTTTTTTGTATTGCTAA
- a CDS encoding MlaA family lipoprotein gives MPSNHSLTLAFSLSLALSCGVNLSYAQPLQVDEDGFIDPLQHLTFNNSTEQDEFERSTFAALEYVSDPLEGINRRIYHFNYRFDQWVYLPIMKGYVFITPKPVRSGVSNFFSNLGEIPTLVNSLLQFKGKRAMNSTARFLFNTTFGIGGLWDPASKMGLPKQKEDFGQTLGFYGVPHGPYLMLPFLGPSNLRDTTGLVSDYSLENYVNALNVAKESKRHPEIYVLEGVDKRYTTNMRYGQLNSPFEYEQIRYVYTKARELQIAE, from the coding sequence ATGCCAAGTAATCATTCACTTACCCTAGCCTTCTCACTCAGCCTAGCGCTTAGCTGCGGTGTTAACCTAAGTTATGCCCAGCCTTTACAAGTTGATGAAGATGGTTTTATTGATCCCCTGCAGCATCTAACCTTTAATAACAGCACCGAGCAAGATGAGTTCGAACGCTCAACCTTTGCTGCACTGGAGTATGTCTCAGACCCTCTGGAGGGGATTAACCGGAGAATTTACCACTTTAACTATCGTTTTGATCAGTGGGTCTATTTGCCAATTATGAAGGGTTACGTGTTTATTACCCCTAAACCGGTACGCTCAGGGGTGAGTAATTTCTTTAGTAACTTGGGTGAGATTCCCACCTTAGTCAACAGTTTGCTGCAGTTCAAAGGCAAGCGAGCCATGAACTCTACCGCACGCTTTTTATTTAATACCACCTTTGGGATTGGCGGCTTATGGGATCCTGCGAGCAAAATGGGACTGCCAAAACAAAAAGAAGACTTTGGCCAAACCCTTGGCTTTTATGGCGTACCCCATGGCCCTTATTTAATGTTGCCATTTTTAGGCCCTTCTAACCTGCGTGATACCACTGGGTTAGTCTCTGACTATAGCCTTGAAAACTATGTCAATGCGCTCAATGTCGCCAAAGAATCCAAGCGACACCCAGAAATTTATGTTTTAGAAGGCGTGGACAAACGCTACACCACCAATATGCGCTACGGTCAGCTCAACTCACCCTTTGAGTACGAGCAAATTCGCTATGTATACACCAAAGCCCGTGAGCTGCAAATTGCCGAGTAG